The Candidatus Aramenus sp. CH1 genomic sequence GAAGACTCCCAGAATAGAGGCGATCCTGGAGCCCATATCCTCGCTGTTGTGGCTAGTTGGAGTCCTTTTGCCTCAGAGTCTGTTACTGCACTTCATCACAATCTCAATCTCCTCCGGTGCTCTCTCCGAGGAGTACGAACAGGGTACTGTGGACTTCTTCCTCACTAAGCCGATAACGAGGTTGCAGTTCCTCATGGGAAAGTACTTGGGAGGTTTCCTTCTAGTCACGTCAGTGTACGCCTTTATGGTCTTCCTCTCCCTGGTGCTCTCCGAGTCGCTGTTCGGAGCCCAGACAGACCTAGGATACTTGCCAGTAATCTTCCTGACGGTAGAGTTCTCCTCCCTTACGTTCTTCTCCATAGCATTCATGATAGGCGAGGTCTTAAGGAGGAGCAGTCTGGCCTTTCTAATATCGAGCACCGTCCTAATAGGCTCAATACTCATAGGGACGGTCCTCGAGTTCGTGAGCAGGCTGACTGGGTCTTCCCTTTTCACGTCTATAGCGATAGCCCTCCCTGCCTGGGGGGCAGTAGAGCTCCCCTACTTGTACGCCCAAGGTATACCTAACGCCTCACTTATAGTTCAGGCTTTGGAGATCTTTCCTGCGATCTCTGGCACGGAGATAGAGGCTATAGCCTATGTTATACTCTACTCGGGGGTGTCGACAGTGTTGGCCTTCATGAGCTTCCTAAATAGGGACATTCCTAAGAGGGTGAGCTAAAGCTTTTAAACGCTTGTTTTTTAATTTCCCCGTTAAATACTGTTTATGGAGACTCAAATACCTAAGGGACAGAAGTACATAAAGAAGTTCATATATTACGCTGCCCTTGGAGTGCCGGAAGTAGACGTAACCAAGTACAAGCTTACTGTCGCGGGATTGGTGGAAAATAGGCTGGAGTTCAGCTACGAGGAGCTACTCAAGATGATAGACGTTGACTACGTTAGGGACTTTCACTGCGTGACTGGCTGGAGCGTAAAGGACGTGAGGTGGGAAGGGATTAGAATAAGGAGACTGGCAGAGATGGCAAAGGTCAAGGAAAACGCAAAATGGACAGTCTTTTACAGCTTAGATGGTTATACCTCGGTAGTTACGGTGGAGGACGCGTTACACGAGGACGCCATTATCGTCTTGAGGATGAACGGGAAACCCCTAACACTGGAGTCAGGGTTCCCCTCCAGGCCTTTTATACCCCACTTGTACGGGTGGAAGAGCGCTAAGTGGCTAACGGAGATAGAGTTCGTGGAGAAGTACGTGGACGGCTTTTGGGAAGAGAGGGGTTATCACGAGAGAGGTAACGTCTGGGAAGAGGAGAGATTTAAGGGACATAGCGGGAGGCACACTCCCAAGAGGCCCTTACTTTAAATGGAACAGACGCATTCGCTAACCTTTATCGCTATGCTTCTTATCTCTTCAAGCGAGAGGGCTGGGACGAAAACCCGCCAGCTCTCGTCATTAAGGGACGGAGAGGACAAGATAGCTTGCAGTAGATCTTTACACTCCTTTGAAATTTCCTTGGTCTTTAGGTCGTCCACTTTATCGGACACGTATTCCTTTATGACCAGCATTGCCATCAGCGGTTTTCCAATCTCGGCTAGCCTTATTGCGTACCAGAGGGAATCGTCCATGCTATCTAATATCTAGTCATGCGATTAAATCTTTTGATGGGGCTCCTCCTGTCTCGGATCTGCGAGGCGCTAGAGCAAGACCGCGTCATAATGGATGACAGGAGGACATGTCGAGGTTGACGCGAAGGCAGTCTTAAACTCAATGAAACATCTGTACATATTTTATGCGGATGTAATCTTTATAAAAACAAAATAACAAGTTATTAATATGAGAATTAGATCTATAACAGCCGAAAAGGACACGGTAGAGTTCTGTTACGAGGGTTCGTCAGTT encodes the following:
- a CDS encoding ABC transporter permease: MIEKIVTYELKRAVARKKVITIIGITLLFEVGVYVALSQVKTPRIEAILEPISSLLWLVGVLLPQSLLLHFITISISSGALSEEYEQGTVDFFLTKPITRLQFLMGKYLGGFLLVTSVYAFMVFLSLVLSESLFGAQTDLGYLPVIFLTVEFSSLTFFSIAFMIGEVLRRSSLAFLISSTVLIGSILIGTVLEFVSRLTGSSLFTSIAIALPAWGAVELPYLYAQGIPNASLIVQALEIFPAISGTEIEAIAYVILYSGVSTVLAFMSFLNRDIPKRVS
- a CDS encoding sulfite oxidase-like oxidoreductase; the protein is METQIPKGQKYIKKFIYYAALGVPEVDVTKYKLTVAGLVENRLEFSYEELLKMIDVDYVRDFHCVTGWSVKDVRWEGIRIRRLAEMAKVKENAKWTVFYSLDGYTSVVTVEDALHEDAIIVLRMNGKPLTLESGFPSRPFIPHLYGWKSAKWLTEIEFVEKYVDGFWEERGYHERGNVWEEERFKGHSGRHTPKRPLL